The Vibrio tasmaniensis genome includes a region encoding these proteins:
- a CDS encoding chaperone NapD — protein sequence MALNEVHISSLVVHVSPEHLDEIKAQIEQYDNAEIYGSSPEGKIIVVLETENQGFVTDTIEEINNITNVLGTALVYHQIETGLDETDLETGSNNSQLEGEV from the coding sequence ATGGCACTAAATGAAGTGCATATATCAAGTTTAGTCGTGCATGTGAGCCCAGAGCATCTAGACGAGATCAAAGCACAAATCGAGCAATACGATAATGCGGAAATCTACGGCAGTAGCCCTGAAGGCAAAATCATCGTGGTCCTAGAAACCGAGAACCAAGGTTTTGTTACGGACACCATCGAAGAAATTAATAATATTACGAACGTTTTAGGGACAGCTTTGGTTTACCACCAAATCGAGACTGGACTAGACGAAACGGATTTAGAAACTGGAAGCAACAATTCTCAACTTGAGGGTGAAGTATGA
- the napF gene encoding ferredoxin-type protein NapF yields MVDLSKRRLFSRRKVDSSQIRLPWINSLESFADDCTRCGKCIESCETHIIIVGDGGFPTVDFSKDECTFCYQCADVCPEPIFKPKEETPWLAKAAISDKCLAQQNVECRSCGDMCEPMAIQFQLRAGSVALPKIELDECSGCGACVAVCPTSAILVSNA; encoded by the coding sequence GTGGTAGACCTATCGAAACGACGCCTATTTTCTAGGCGAAAAGTAGATTCAAGCCAGATTCGATTGCCTTGGATTAACAGTCTAGAAAGCTTTGCAGATGATTGTACACGTTGTGGCAAATGCATCGAAAGTTGCGAGACACACATCATCATTGTTGGCGACGGTGGCTTTCCTACTGTCGACTTCTCAAAAGACGAATGTACATTCTGCTATCAATGTGCAGACGTTTGTCCTGAACCAATTTTTAAACCCAAGGAAGAAACGCCTTGGCTGGCAAAAGCAGCTATCTCTGATAAATGCTTAGCACAACAAAATGTTGAATGCCGAAGCTGTGGTGACATGTGTGAACCTATGGCGATTCAATTTCAACTTAGAGCAGGCAGTGTTGCTCTACCAAAAATCGAGTTAGATGAGTGTAGCGGTTGTGGAGCCTGCGTAGCAGTTTGCCCTACTTCGGCTATTCTTGTGAGTAATGCATAA